A window of Hevea brasiliensis isolate MT/VB/25A 57/8 chromosome 14, ASM3005281v1, whole genome shotgun sequence contains these coding sequences:
- the LOC110649330 gene encoding putative F-box protein At5g55150, whose protein sequence is MFQVNKSYFIQHLRKVFITKAILLSDSSHDNNYVVVLIFGYLSRLAFCKKGDSGWTILSGASQSYCDIIYFNDLFYALTWDSSIEVWDFHASLPIKKREIHPSTTREMLEATKCFRNLHSCQTYLVESSSDLLLVLRYIGNFVNQEGKVIDEAYLLSGDSTQPLVCPYQTLMFHVCKLDSSEQKWVGVDNLTDEVFFLRGNHSMSLSAQYCSRFEKNSIYFTDDNWNQMNEDDLNRGHDLGKFSFEEKIVKPLMNFHLDRAVMIWVNFFNVGFRVREIFIMIWVDAKFPRQANVVIVGLLNRIKRMELERDVEKKEIEKNYRRWKMVVACFLLCVIRRIFFCA, encoded by the exons ATGTTTCAAGTTAATAAATCCTACTTCATCCAACACTTGAGAAAGGTTTTTATCACCAAAGCTATCTTGCTGTCAGATTCATCTCATGACAACAACTATGTAGTTGTACTAATTTTTGGTTACCTTTCAAGGCTTGCTTTCTGTAAGAAAGGAGATTCAGGTTGGACTATTCTTAGTGGTGCATCTCAAAGCTATTGTGATATCATATACTTTAATGATCTTTTTTATGCATTAACGTGGGATAGTTCCATTGAAGTCTGGGACTTTCATGCTTCTTTGCCAATAAAGAAAAGGGAAATCCACCCTTCAACCACAAGAGAAATGTTGGAAGCTACAAAGTGTTTCAGAAATTTACATTCTTGCCAAACTTACTTGGTGGAATCATCTAGCGATCTTTTACTGGTGCTAAGGTATATAGGGAATTTTGTTAATCAAGAAGGTAAAGTTATTGATGAGGCATATCTTCTGAGTGGTGACAGCACCCAGCCTTTGGTTTGCCCATATCAAACACTCATGTTTCATGTTTGCAAGTTGGATTCCAGTGAGCAAAAATGGGTGGGAGTAGACAATTTGACGGATGAGGTATTTTTTCTAAGGGGAAACCATTCAATGTCACTCTCAGCTCAGTATTGTTCAAGATTTGAAAAGAATTCTATTTATTTTACGGACGATAATTGGAATCAGATGAATGAGGATGACTTGAATAGAGGCCATGATCTTGGCAAGTTCAGCTTTGAAGAAAAGATTGTGAAACCATTAATGAATTTTCATCTAGATCGGGCAGTCATGATTtgggtaaatttttttaatgTGGGTTTTAGAGTAAGagaaatatttataatgatatgg GTTGATGCAAAATTTCCAAGGCAGGCAAATGTTGTCATAGTTGGACTGCTGAATCGAATCAAAAGGATGGAGCTTGAGAGAGATGTGGAAAAGAAAGAGATCGAAAAAAATTATAGGAGATGGAAAATGGTTGTGGCATGTTTCTTGTTGTGTGTGATTAGAAGAATTTTCTTTTGTGCTTAG
- the LOC110649124 gene encoding putative F-box protein At5g38270, with protein MAEDPSASSKRLQISFSKVTSIVEPNWSKLQPELLRLILSKLSFAQFIRFKAVCSSWNSIAKSYVSSLRQVPWLLLPGNQEHHACCFFSLEDNKTYQIKNIGNLFGNDAWCVGSSHGWLVLLDDEAKPFLLNPFSQVRIQLPTIERFMFQVNKSYFIQHLRKVFITKAILLSDPSHDNSYVVVLIFGYLSRLAFYKKGDSGWTILSGASQGYCDIIYINDLFYALMSDSSIEVWDFHASLPIKKTEIHPSTTREMLEATKCFGNLHSCQTYLVESSGDLLLVLRYIGNFVNEEGEVVDEAYLLSGDSTQPLVCPYQTLMFHVCKLDSREQKWVGVDNLKDEVLFLGGNHSMSLSAQYCSGFEKNSIYFTDDNWNQMNEDDLYGGHDLGKFSLEEKIVKPFYACDLRRIDPPPFWIVPNPW; from the coding sequence ATGGCGGAAGACCCGAGTGCTAGCTCCAAAAGATTACAAATTTCTTTTTCTAAGGTTACTTCCATTGTCGAACCAAATTGGTCTAAGCTTCAACCTGAACTTCTGAGATTGATACTTTCAAAGCTATCTTTTGCTCAATTCATTCGCTTCAAGGCTGTTTGTTCTTCTTGGAATTCCATTGCAAAATCATATGTCTCTTCTTTACGTCAAGTACCATGGCTCCTCCTCCCTGGCAACCAAGAACATCATGCTTGTTGCTTCTTTAGTCTTGAGGACAATAAAACATATCAGATCAAGAACATTGGTAATCTGTTCGGTAATGATGCTTGGTGTGTTGGGTCATCTCATGGGTGGCTAGTGCTTTTAGATGATGAAGCAAAACCCTTCCTCCTCAACCCCTTTTCACAAGTTCGAATTCAGTTGCCTACAATTGAGAGGTTCATGTTTCAAGTTAATAAATCCTACTTCATCCAACACTTGAGAAAGGTTTTTATCACCAAAGCTATCTTGCTGTCAGATCCATCTCATGACAACAGCTATGTAGTTGTACTAATTTTCGGTTACCTCTCAAGGCTTGCTTTCTATAAGAAAGGAGATTCAGGTTGGACAATTCTTAGCGGTGCATCTCAAGGCTATTGTGATATCATATACATTAATGATCTTTTTTATGCATTAATGTCGGATAGTTCCATTGAAGTCTGGGACTTTCATGCTTCTTTGCCAATAAAGAAAACGGAAATCCACCCTTCAACCACAAGAGAAATGTTAGAAGCTACAAAGTGTTTCGGAAATTTACATTCTTGCCAAACTTACTTGGTGGAATCATCTGGCGATCTTTTACTGGTGCTAAGGTATATAGGGAATTTTGTTAATGAAGAAGGTGAAGTTGTTGATGAAGCATATCTTCTGAGTGGTGACAGCACCCAGCCTTTGGTTTGCCCGTATCAAACACTTATGTTTCATGTTTGCAAGTTGGATTCCAGAGAGCAAAAATGGGTGGGAGTAGACAATTTGAAGGATGAGGTATTGTTTTTAGGGGGGAACCATTCAATGTCACTCTCAGCTCAGTATTGTTCAGGATTTGAAAAGAATTCTATTTATTTTACGGATGATAATTGGAATCAGATGAATGAGGATGACTTGTATGGAGGCCATGATCTTGGCAAGTTCAGCTTGGAAGAAAAGATTGTGAAACCATTTTATGCATGTGATTTAAGGAGGATTGATCCACCACCTTTTTGGATAGTTCCAAATCCATGGTGA